A part of Winslowiella toletana genomic DNA contains:
- a CDS encoding Gfo/Idh/MocA family protein produces MEKVRIGLIGTGYIGRCHAIAYAQASTVFKLKGEIVREMLAEVTPELARSKADEFGFSRATGNWRELVSDPNIDVVDICAPNFLHKEMALEAIRHGKHVYSEKPLALSVADAEEMTRAAQQAGVKTLVGFNYMKNPTSQLAREIIARGEIGEVVHFYGTHNEDYLANPQTPLDWHCQKALAGLGALGDLAAHIVNMAHYLVGDIEEVSGDMLTVIKQRPDPKDTTRLLPVENEDQASALLRFTQGAHGVVETSRIACGSKMGLTYVVTGTKGALRYTQERMAELELYLHDDPAGRQGFKTILTGPAHPDYAAFCISAGHGIGFNDQKTVEIRDLINGIAGGDRMWPDFAEGLQVSKVLEAIAVSAVERRWIKV; encoded by the coding sequence ATGGAAAAGGTAAGAATCGGGCTTATTGGTACGGGTTATATCGGGCGTTGTCACGCTATCGCCTATGCACAGGCATCCACCGTATTTAAGCTGAAAGGCGAAATTGTGCGGGAGATGCTGGCGGAGGTCACGCCGGAACTGGCGCGCAGCAAGGCTGATGAATTTGGCTTCAGCCGTGCCACCGGCAACTGGCGCGAGCTGGTGAGCGATCCCAATATCGATGTGGTGGATATCTGCGCGCCCAATTTTCTGCATAAAGAGATGGCGCTGGAAGCGATTCGCCATGGCAAACATGTGTATTCCGAGAAGCCGCTGGCGCTGTCAGTCGCTGATGCCGAAGAGATGACCCGCGCCGCGCAGCAGGCCGGGGTTAAAACGCTGGTGGGCTTCAACTATATGAAGAACCCGACCAGCCAGCTGGCGCGTGAGATTATTGCGCGCGGCGAGATTGGCGAAGTGGTGCATTTCTACGGCACACACAATGAAGATTACCTGGCGAACCCGCAAACGCCGCTCGACTGGCACTGCCAGAAAGCGCTGGCCGGACTGGGCGCGCTGGGCGATCTGGCGGCGCATATCGTGAATATGGCGCACTATCTGGTGGGGGATATTGAGGAAGTCAGTGGCGATATGCTGACGGTAATTAAGCAGCGTCCGGATCCAAAAGATACCACGCGCTTATTGCCGGTGGAAAATGAAGATCAGGCCAGCGCCTTGCTGCGCTTCACCCAGGGGGCGCATGGCGTGGTTGAAACCTCGCGTATCGCCTGTGGCAGTAAAATGGGGCTGACCTATGTGGTTACCGGCACCAAAGGGGCGCTGCGCTACACCCAGGAGCGGATGGCGGAGCTGGAACTCTATCTGCACGATGATCCGGCCGGGCGTCAGGGTTTTAAAACCATTCTGACCGGGCCTGCGCATCCGGACTATGCCGCTTTCTGTATTTCCGCCGGGCACGGTATTGGCTTTAACGATCAGAAAACCGTCGAAATCCGCGATCTGATTAATGGTATTGCTGGCGGCGACCGGATGTGGCCGGATTTTGCCGAGGGATTGCAGGTGTCGAAGGTACTGGAAGCAATTGCGGTGTCCGCGGTGGAACGCCGCTGGATTAAGGTGTAA
- a CDS encoding YmjA family protein — protein MNNEVPLKFFDIVDEYTKESAEPVSEAEREPLARYFQLLITRLMNNEEISENAQKEMAAEAAIGEQRIDEIATFLNQWGNE, from the coding sequence ATGAACAACGAAGTACCGCTTAAATTTTTTGATATCGTGGATGAGTACACGAAGGAATCAGCAGAGCCGGTGAGTGAGGCAGAACGTGAACCGCTGGCGCGCTACTTCCAGCTGTTAATCACCCGCTTAATGAATAACGAAGAAATCAGTGAGAATGCGCAGAAAGAGATGGCTGCTGAAGCGGCTATCGGCGAGCAGCGTATTGATGAGATAGCGACGTTCCTGAATCAGTGGGGCAATGAATAA
- the yajD gene encoding HNH nuclease YajD translates to MALIPKNYMRLESGYREKALKIYPWVCGRCSREFVYSNLRELTVHHIDHDHTNNPEDGSNWELLCLYCHDHEHSKYTEADQYGTRVVAGEDAQKDVGAATWNPFADLKSRLNKKQ, encoded by the coding sequence ATGGCTCTGATTCCCAAAAATTACATGCGGCTGGAAAGCGGCTACCGTGAGAAAGCACTAAAAATCTACCCGTGGGTATGTGGGCGCTGCTCGCGTGAGTTTGTTTATTCAAACCTGCGCGAGTTAACCGTCCACCATATCGATCACGACCATACCAATAACCCGGAAGATGGCAGTAACTGGGAGTTGTTGTGTCTCTATTGTCATGACCACGAACATTCAAAGTACACTGAAGCTGACCAGTACGGCACTCGCGTTGTGGCGGGTGAAGATGCGCAAAAAGATGTTGGTGCAGCAACCTGGAATCCCTTTGCCGATTTAAAGTCGAGGCTTAACAAGAAGCAGTAA
- a CDS encoding chorismate mutase encodes MTFSTIEDVRSRIDQIDSELVKIIAQRAECVKAAAAFKADHLAVRAPDRVQQVIDKVREKAAEAGLPEVIIEKVYRTMTDAFIEYELEQHGQLRQEKR; translated from the coding sequence ATGACTTTCTCCACCATTGAAGATGTCAGAAGTCGCATCGATCAGATTGATAGCGAGCTGGTCAAAATCATTGCTCAACGTGCCGAATGTGTTAAAGCTGCCGCTGCGTTCAAAGCTGATCACTTGGCCGTTCGTGCCCCGGATCGCGTGCAACAGGTCATCGACAAGGTACGTGAGAAAGCAGCTGAAGCAGGACTTCCCGAAGTGATTATCGAAAAAGTCTACCGGACTATGACAGATGCGTTTATCGAGTATGAGCTTGAGCAACATGGCCAGCTGCGACAGGAAAAACGTTGA
- a CDS encoding ArsR/SmtB family transcription factor, protein MSPENAMKLLSNPTRLSVLKWLKNPGEAFTGYTQLYDYDMYGVCASLIQDKAGLSQPATSLCLKVLQDAGLLEASKVGKWTYYRRCEPRIDEVTSALGDFLETL, encoded by the coding sequence ATGTCGCCTGAAAATGCCATGAAATTACTGTCCAACCCAACCCGTCTGTCAGTATTGAAATGGCTGAAAAATCCGGGCGAAGCGTTTACAGGCTATACCCAGCTCTATGACTACGATATGTATGGGGTTTGCGCCAGCCTGATTCAGGATAAAGCCGGGCTTTCTCAGCCCGCTACATCGCTATGCCTGAAAGTTCTGCAGGATGCCGGGCTGCTTGAAGCCAGCAAAGTGGGTAAGTGGACGTATTACCGGCGCTGTGAACCGCGGATTGATGAGGTTACATCAGCGCTGGGTGATTTCCTTGAAACCCTGTAA
- a CDS encoding alkene reductase: MSQKTLFTPLQLGEFTLRNRIALPPLTRCRSEQPGNIPGEMMVEYYRQRASAGFMVTEGTQIEPRGQGYAWTPGIHSKQQITGWKKVTEAVHQQGGVIFCQLWHVGRVSHNELQPEKQAPVAPSAIAAEGVRVFIETGPAAGMLTSPSMPRELRTGEVKDIVELYRQAAENAKEAGFDGVELHSANGYLINQFISEHTNFRTDQYGGCLANRLRFLQEIIVAVSSVFGSDKVGVRFAPLFTSTDEERVYLGLVESDPHATYIAAAQMLNERNIGYLSIAEADWDNSPEMPEDFRIALREAFRSPIMYSGRYTREKAEYVLSRGWGDLFGFGRTFIANPDLPARFRHHASLNPVDSASLYGGTRKGYTDYPVYHS, encoded by the coding sequence ATGAGCCAGAAAACCCTCTTCACCCCACTTCAGCTTGGAGAATTCACCCTACGTAATCGTATTGCTCTTCCTCCGCTGACACGTTGTCGCAGCGAACAACCTGGCAATATTCCGGGTGAAATGATGGTGGAGTATTATCGTCAACGTGCCAGCGCCGGATTTATGGTTACCGAAGGCACACAGATTGAGCCACGGGGCCAGGGTTATGCCTGGACGCCGGGTATTCACAGTAAGCAACAGATCACCGGCTGGAAAAAAGTTACCGAGGCTGTTCATCAGCAGGGTGGGGTTATTTTCTGCCAGCTCTGGCATGTTGGCCGCGTTTCTCACAATGAGCTGCAACCGGAAAAACAAGCGCCGGTTGCACCTTCTGCCATTGCTGCTGAAGGTGTCCGCGTATTTATCGAAACCGGACCAGCTGCAGGGATGCTGACCTCACCGAGCATGCCACGGGAATTGCGCACCGGGGAAGTTAAAGATATCGTCGAGCTCTACCGGCAGGCGGCAGAAAATGCTAAAGAAGCGGGGTTTGATGGTGTAGAGCTGCACTCGGCAAATGGCTATCTTATTAACCAGTTTATCTCTGAACACACCAACTTCCGTACCGATCAATATGGTGGTTGTTTAGCAAACAGACTGCGTTTTCTGCAGGAAATTATTGTTGCAGTGAGTTCTGTTTTCGGCAGCGATAAAGTTGGCGTCCGCTTTGCGCCACTGTTTACCAGCACTGATGAGGAGCGCGTTTATCTGGGGCTGGTAGAAAGCGATCCGCATGCGACCTATATTGCCGCTGCGCAAATGTTAAATGAACGCAACATCGGCTACCTTTCGATTGCCGAGGCTGACTGGGACAATAGCCCGGAGATGCCTGAAGATTTTCGCATTGCGCTGCGCGAGGCATTCCGATCCCCCATTATGTATTCAGGACGATATACCCGGGAGAAAGCTGAGTATGTGCTGAGCAGGGGATGGGGAGATTTATTTGGCTTTGGTCGCACCTTTATTGCAAACCCGGACTTGCCAGCGAGATTCAGACACCATGCCAGTCTGAACCCCGTAGATAGCGCTTCGCTGTATGGTGGAACCCGTAAAGGATATACTGACTATCCTGTTTACCATTCCTGA
- a CDS encoding TetR family transcriptional regulator C-terminal domain-containing protein has product MMSKQPRTVSERGRPRQFDADAALDLAMLVFREKGYHNASISDLSEAMQLTVGSIYKAFHDKRGLFLQVFARYTSLRNQALRQRLAQQANGRARIAELLRFYLESASDIEGRRGCLVVGSAIELQQLDAELAGLVRAALQRNQQSIRQLIAQGQQDGSVNPQHDAEALGGVLLCLILGMRVAGKMQDLPAHNRLIVTALTLLD; this is encoded by the coding sequence ATGATGTCAAAGCAACCACGGACAGTCAGTGAGCGTGGACGTCCCCGTCAGTTTGATGCCGATGCTGCGCTTGATCTCGCCATGCTGGTATTTCGTGAAAAAGGTTACCACAACGCCTCGATCAGCGATCTCAGTGAAGCCATGCAGCTCACCGTCGGCAGTATCTATAAAGCCTTTCACGACAAACGTGGCCTGTTTTTGCAGGTGTTTGCGCGCTATACCTCGCTGCGCAATCAGGCGCTACGCCAGCGGCTGGCGCAACAGGCTAATGGTCGGGCAAGGATCGCCGAACTGCTGCGCTTCTATCTTGAATCTGCCAGTGATATTGAAGGGCGGCGCGGCTGCCTGGTGGTTGGCAGCGCCATCGAATTGCAGCAGCTCGATGCTGAACTTGCCGGACTGGTGCGTGCTGCGCTTCAGCGTAATCAGCAATCTATCCGGCAACTGATTGCACAGGGTCAGCAGGATGGCTCGGTTAATCCGCAACATGATGCTGAAGCGCTGGGCGGCGTGCTGCTGTGTCTGATACTGGGTATGCGGGTGGCAGGAAAGATGCAGGACTTACCGGCACACAATCGGCTGATAGTTACCGCACTCACACTGCTCGATTAA
- a CDS encoding alpha/beta fold hydrolase — translation MSDNAIAQSWSQPVASIPGFAHYYETVEGVRLHYVSGGNPQGEVLLLLAGFPQSWYAWHQVMTLLADRYLIIAPDLPGQGDSDKPQSGYDTQALAEKVQGLMQKLAIKRYYLAAHDVGAWVAWPYAMRYSQQVIKLALLDAGIPGITLPDALPATPDKAWKTWHFAFHLLPDLPEALITGREEIYLEWFLRRKTASPMAFSAADIAEYIRLLKQNGALRAGLAPYREVTTSAAQNRALLEAGKLALPVLAISADQGSIADMAAPLRQFADNVSGITIAHSGHFIPDEQPATLTAALAKFFR, via the coding sequence ATGTCTGACAATGCAATCGCACAATCCTGGTCACAACCGGTCGCCAGCATACCTGGCTTTGCGCATTATTACGAGACGGTAGAGGGCGTTCGCCTGCATTACGTCAGCGGCGGCAACCCGCAGGGTGAAGTATTGCTGCTGCTGGCGGGCTTTCCGCAAAGCTGGTACGCATGGCATCAGGTAATGACCCTGCTGGCCGATCGTTATCTGATCATCGCACCGGATCTGCCGGGACAAGGCGACTCCGACAAGCCGCAATCCGGCTACGATACCCAGGCGCTGGCGGAGAAGGTGCAGGGGCTGATGCAAAAACTGGCGATTAAGCGCTATTACCTCGCCGCCCATGATGTGGGCGCGTGGGTGGCCTGGCCTTACGCTATGCGCTATAGCCAGCAGGTCATCAAGCTGGCGCTGCTCGATGCTGGCATTCCGGGCATAACTCTGCCAGATGCCTTACCTGCCACGCCGGATAAGGCATGGAAAACCTGGCACTTCGCTTTCCATCTGTTACCCGATCTGCCGGAAGCCTTAATAACCGGCCGTGAAGAGATTTATCTGGAGTGGTTCCTGCGGCGCAAAACCGCCAGTCCAATGGCCTTCAGCGCCGCTGATATCGCGGAATATATACGGCTGTTAAAACAGAACGGCGCACTGCGTGCCGGACTGGCTCCCTACCGCGAGGTGACGACGTCTGCTGCGCAGAATCGGGCGCTGCTTGAAGCGGGCAAACTTGCGCTGCCAGTGCTGGCGATCAGCGCCGATCAGGGTTCCATCGCCGATATGGCTGCGCCGCTGCGCCAGTTTGCTGATAACGTCAGCGGCATCACCATCGCGCATAGCGG